One Jeotgalicoccus saudimassiliensis DNA window includes the following coding sequences:
- the nth gene encoding endonuclease III, protein MEFIDVIAEMFPDAEAELNYTNPFELTIAVLLSAQTTDVGVNRVTEGLFKRFKTPEDYLAVDVAEIEKYIKTIGLYRTKAKNIQKLCRDLIDKYNGEIPGNYDDLVSLAGVGRKTANVVLSVAFDTPRIAVDTHVERISKRLGIARYKDSPLQVEETLMRKIPDKRWSKTHHQLIFFGRYHCLARNPKCHECPLLAECREGQKRLRQGLVKN, encoded by the coding sequence ATGGAGTTTATCGACGTCATCGCGGAAATGTTTCCGGATGCCGAAGCCGAACTCAACTACACAAACCCGTTTGAACTGACAATTGCTGTGCTGCTGAGTGCACAGACGACAGACGTCGGGGTGAACAGGGTGACAGAAGGTCTATTTAAGAGATTTAAAACGCCGGAAGACTATCTGGCTGTGGACGTTGCTGAGATTGAAAAGTACATTAAAACAATTGGACTCTACCGGACGAAAGCGAAAAATATACAAAAGCTGTGCCGTGATTTAATCGATAAATACAACGGCGAAATCCCGGGGAACTACGATGACCTCGTATCACTTGCCGGAGTCGGGCGGAAAACTGCGAACGTTGTGCTCTCTGTGGCATTTGATACGCCGCGAATCGCAGTCGATACGCACGTTGAACGCATATCGAAGCGACTCGGTATCGCCCGGTACAAAGACTCGCCGCTGCAGGTCGAAGAAACACTGATGCGAAAAATTCCGGACAAACGCTGGAGTAAAACACACCATCAGCTGATCTTCTTCGGACGCTATCACTGCCTGGCGCGCAACCCGAAATGTCACGAATGTCCGCTGCTCGCCGAGTGCCGCGAAGGACAAAAACGCTTGAGGCAGGGACTCGTTAAAAATTAA
- the asnS gene encoding asparagine--tRNA ligase — protein MKITINQAPQYVGQEVTIGSWLLQKRGSGKLQFLQLRDGTGFMQGVVVKANDEELFNVAKGLNQETSMYVTGMIKEDERSSFGYEMEVSGIEIIQSAEGYPITPKEHGPEFLLDNRHLWLRSRKQHAVMNIRNQIIKSTYDFYFENGFKKIDSPILTSSSPEGTTELFHTKYFDEDAYLSQSGQLYAEAGAMAHGKVFTFGPTFRAEKSKTRRHLIEFWMIEPEMAFYNHEDSLVVQEQYVEYLAKNVLEHCKLDLEALGRDTTVLENIKAPFPRISYTDAIELLHEKGFDDIQWGDDFGSPHETEIANSFDKPVFIVNYPKEIKSFYMSTNPEDPRTVLCADLIAPEGYGEIIGGSERISDYDELKERIIESGLNVDAYEWYLDLRKYGSVPHSGFGLGLERAVAWFSGVQHVRETAPFPRLLNRLYP, from the coding sequence ATGAAAATCACTATTAACCAGGCACCACAATATGTTGGACAGGAAGTAACAATCGGCAGCTGGCTGCTGCAAAAACGCGGCAGCGGTAAACTGCAGTTCCTTCAGCTACGCGACGGCACAGGCTTTATGCAGGGTGTCGTTGTTAAAGCAAACGACGAAGAACTCTTCAACGTTGCGAAGGGGCTGAATCAGGAAACGTCGATGTACGTGACAGGAATGATTAAAGAAGACGAGCGTTCTTCATTCGGCTACGAAATGGAAGTTTCAGGCATTGAAATTATCCAGAGTGCCGAAGGATATCCGATCACACCGAAAGAACACGGACCTGAATTCCTGCTTGATAACAGACATCTATGGCTCCGTTCAAGAAAACAGCATGCTGTTATGAACATCAGAAACCAGATTATTAAGAGCACGTATGACTTTTACTTCGAGAACGGCTTTAAGAAAATTGATTCACCGATTTTAACGAGCAGTTCACCGGAAGGTACGACGGAGTTATTCCACACTAAATACTTCGACGAAGATGCCTATCTGTCTCAAAGCGGTCAGCTGTACGCTGAAGCCGGTGCAATGGCACACGGAAAAGTATTTACATTCGGACCGACATTCCGCGCAGAGAAGTCAAAAACACGCCGTCATTTAATCGAGTTCTGGATGATCGAGCCGGAAATGGCATTTTATAACCACGAAGACAGCCTTGTAGTCCAGGAGCAGTACGTTGAGTACCTTGCGAAAAATGTACTCGAGCACTGTAAACTCGACCTCGAGGCGCTGGGACGCGACACGACAGTTTTAGAAAATATTAAAGCACCGTTCCCGCGTATTTCATACACGGACGCAATCGAGCTGCTGCACGAAAAAGGATTCGACGATATCCAGTGGGGCGACGACTTCGGTTCTCCGCACGAGACTGAAATCGCAAACAGCTTCGACAAACCGGTATTTATCGTCAACTATCCGAAGGAAATCAAATCATTCTACATGAGCACTAACCCGGAAGATCCGCGTACAGTGCTGTGTGCCGATTTAATTGCACCTGAAGGCTACGGTGAAATCATCGGGGGCAGTGAGCGTATTTCCGACTACGACGAGCTTAAAGAGCGAATTATTGAGTCGGGACTTAACGTCGATGCTTACGAGTGGTACCTTGACCTCCGTAAATACGGAAGTGTGCCTCACTCGGGATTCGGACTGGGACTTGAACGTGCCGTTGCATGGTTCTCAGGCGTTCAGCACGTGAGAGAAACTGCACCGTTCCCAAGATTATTAAATCGTTTATACCCATAA
- a CDS encoding pyridoxal phosphate-dependent aminotransferase produces the protein MELSKKVKSITPSQTIEITNTARQLKAEGVDVISLSAGEPDFNTPDEIIEAVYEAAKAGHTKYTASAGLPELREAIARKMKRDNNLEYAANEVYVGNGAKQVLYNIFMATLDEGDEVIVPAPYWVSYTEQVKIVGGEPVTAVTSVDNQFKLTPELLKAHITEKTKMLVLNTPNNPTGSVYTKEELQALADVLADTDIIIVVDEIYEVLTYGEPQVSIASLNDKIKAQTIIVNGVSKSHAMTGWRVGYACGDKELISALSSLTSQSTTSVAEPAQYGAIAAYDMAPESAEKYRAIFEARRDNAYEKIMELPHVTCVKPEGAFYLFPYMQTVAEKCGYNTVDDFVKDVLREKHVAFVPGSGFGTPEYARISYSLNEETFNDALRRIKEFIEEKTKI, from the coding sequence ATGGAATTATCAAAAAAGGTAAAGTCAATCACACCCAGCCAAACGATAGAAATCACTAATACTGCAAGACAATTAAAAGCTGAAGGCGTCGATGTAATCAGCCTGTCGGCAGGCGAACCGGATTTTAACACCCCGGATGAGATTATCGAAGCTGTGTACGAAGCTGCAAAAGCAGGCCATACTAAATATACAGCATCTGCCGGACTCCCTGAATTACGCGAAGCAATCGCCCGTAAAATGAAGCGCGACAACAACCTGGAATATGCAGCGAACGAAGTTTACGTCGGCAACGGCGCAAAACAGGTTCTGTATAACATCTTCATGGCAACGCTTGACGAAGGCGATGAGGTCATCGTACCCGCACCGTACTGGGTCAGCTACACCGAACAGGTTAAAATTGTCGGCGGCGAGCCGGTTACGGCGGTCACTTCGGTAGACAATCAGTTTAAACTGACACCCGAACTTCTGAAAGCGCATATTACAGAAAAAACGAAAATGCTCGTCTTAAATACTCCGAACAATCCAACGGGATCTGTCTATACGAAAGAGGAACTTCAGGCACTTGCCGATGTTCTTGCAGATACTGATATAATTATCGTCGTCGATGAGATTTACGAAGTGCTTACATACGGTGAGCCGCAAGTATCCATCGCGTCATTAAATGATAAAATCAAGGCGCAGACAATCATCGTCAACGGCGTCAGCAAGTCACATGCAATGACAGGCTGGAGAGTCGGCTATGCCTGCGGTGACAAAGAGCTTATCTCCGCGCTCTCGTCACTGACATCGCAGTCTACAACAAGCGTTGCAGAACCGGCGCAGTACGGTGCAATCGCAGCATACGATATGGCACCGGAATCTGCTGAAAAGTACCGCGCCATCTTTGAAGCACGCCGCGACAACGCATATGAAAAAATTATGGAACTGCCGCATGTCACATGCGTTAAACCGGAAGGCGCATTTTACCTGTTCCCGTACATGCAGACCGTGGCAGAAAAATGCGGCTACAATACAGTGGACGACTTTGTTAAAGATGTCCTCCGCGAAAAGCATGTGGCATTCGTTCCGGGCTCGGGCTTCGGTACTCCGGAATACGCCCGTATCAGCTACTCGCTGAACGAAGAAACATTTAACGATGCGCTTCGCCGCATCAAGGAATTTATCGAAGAAAAAACTAAAATCTAA
- a CDS encoding DnaD domain-containing protein — protein MVNDYLKYITVPVNKILLDNYAAIGLDERGVIILIKLLERHRTYNTPLDFSELLSGTTLNESELTHIIQSLIKERLMELDTHEIDGKYTETYNFDPLYAKLEDFIMLEEKAPVKDDTSLRELFEYIEQLYGRAISPNEYQRLNSWMNDSNYQPEQIQDAVDIAYKSNITSLQYVERILSSTSKSEPVKGTGLPVISWLDGGSRLDNK, from the coding sequence ATGGTTAACGATTATTTAAAATACATTACCGTTCCGGTCAATAAAATTCTGCTGGATAATTACGCGGCAATCGGACTCGATGAACGCGGCGTCATTATTTTAATCAAGCTGCTGGAACGTCACCGCACGTACAACACGCCGCTTGATTTCAGCGAATTGCTGAGCGGAACAACATTAAATGAAAGCGAACTGACGCACATTATTCAGTCGCTGATTAAAGAGCGCCTGATGGAGCTCGACACGCATGAAATTGACGGCAAGTATACCGAAACGTATAATTTTGATCCGCTTTATGCGAAACTCGAGGACTTTATCATGCTGGAAGAAAAAGCGCCGGTGAAAGACGATACGTCACTGCGCGAACTGTTTGAATACATCGAACAGCTGTACGGACGGGCAATCAGTCCGAATGAATACCAGCGCCTGAACAGCTGGATGAACGATTCGAACTATCAGCCGGAGCAGATTCAGGACGCGGTGGACATCGCGTATAAAAGTAACATTACATCGCTGCAGTACGTGGAACGTATTTTGAGCAGCACATCGAAAAGCGAGCCGGTGAAAGGGACAGGCCTGCCTGTCATATCATGGCTGGATGGAGGTAGCCGACTTGACAACAAGTAA
- a CDS encoding helicase C-terminal domain-containing protein, with product MLNKTFAVVDLETTGNNLEKDNIIQLSIAFVRNFEITGQYNTFLSDETTVSPFIRELTNISSDMLIGAPKFKDVAAEIKEQLNDAVFVAHNVDFDLTFLKSAFDSAGLTYNPVQTLDTVELARIFLPSVAGYQLHLVSEHLGIELSQAHRADEDARATAEVLIYIMRKMTRMHRETLIKIYHLSKMMRTNLTDLLFSILNRYSDDNDDNIISYNQFYIKESDVTHKNIEPVTVHDLYHKYLDMTGNEYREDQYKLALLIYDSLVDGRYHAIEAYTGLGKSDAFLIAALSYYSAHDAQVVVSTSRKILQNQLIEQSLMRLRQVVSYDTPFALLKGKLNYVDLNAFTALLQLDDSNPEICFLKMRMLVWLIETETGDLSEVNLRGPEKSYYETMLIQAGDKKHHFYFKRALSNAKKVPIIVTNHYFLNDCLNNLEGIQALIIDEAHQLKQALDLKERRTFNYPELKFFIGQVGLINQDRLLAGYSKTNSAVSLYLLEDIVINLNKNIDLVFQQLSWKKIDDALETLDSIVKFTDMFLSTIRGTDNYQALYNHMHYFDASLKSLRHAIQYDDYHIKSSRNFQKTEVTIRTEVLDTLADALRTIPCQILLSGTLEVHDSFKHLKYWFGDYDFKTTVMNNTSMYSDIRLFIPNDIESYDPKDDNYIIDILDYIALYLSETDSKLVVIFSNYELLERVYSFTGDIELFDEIPVLRQTHNSNNEKLLGQYNQLSQCLLLGTYTFTEGINLVSDKDKALMLTKLPFPVPKGDSSFRDFYTTDLPEAVIHFRQIIGRVKRSSEDKGVVLLFDDRIMTKPYKNAFLKYFPEENVIHDTRETFKALLFGL from the coding sequence ATGTTAAATAAAACATTCGCCGTCGTCGATTTGGAGACGACCGGCAATAATTTGGAAAAAGACAATATCATTCAACTGAGTATTGCTTTCGTGCGTAATTTTGAAATTACCGGACAGTACAATACTTTTTTAAGTGATGAAACAACAGTGTCACCGTTTATCCGTGAACTGACGAATATTTCGTCTGACATGCTGATCGGCGCACCGAAGTTTAAAGATGTCGCAGCAGAAATTAAGGAACAGCTGAATGATGCGGTCTTCGTTGCACATAACGTCGACTTCGATTTGACGTTCCTGAAATCTGCTTTTGATTCTGCAGGACTGACATATAATCCGGTACAGACACTCGATACGGTCGAACTCGCCCGTATCTTTCTGCCGTCTGTGGCCGGTTACCAGCTGCATCTCGTCTCGGAACACCTCGGCATTGAACTGTCCCAGGCACACCGGGCGGATGAAGATGCGCGTGCCACGGCGGAAGTACTGATTTACATCATGCGGAAAATGACCCGCATGCATCGTGAAACGCTGATAAAAATTTATCATCTCTCGAAAATGATGCGGACGAATTTAACGGATCTGCTGTTTTCAATTCTGAACAGATATTCAGACGACAATGATGACAATATTATCAGCTACAATCAGTTTTATATTAAAGAGTCTGACGTGACGCATAAAAACATTGAGCCGGTAACTGTTCACGATCTTTATCATAAATATCTCGACATGACGGGGAACGAATACCGTGAAGACCAGTACAAGCTTGCGCTGTTAATTTACGATTCACTCGTCGACGGCAGGTATCACGCGATAGAGGCGTATACAGGGCTCGGTAAGAGCGATGCGTTTCTCATTGCGGCACTCAGCTACTATTCAGCACATGATGCACAGGTAGTCGTGTCGACGTCGCGTAAAATTTTACAGAATCAATTGATTGAGCAGTCGTTAATGCGCCTTCGTCAGGTCGTGTCGTATGACACGCCGTTTGCACTGTTAAAAGGGAAGCTGAACTACGTCGATCTGAACGCATTTACTGCACTGCTGCAGCTCGATGATTCGAATCCTGAAATCTGTTTCCTTAAAATGCGCATGCTTGTCTGGCTCATTGAAACGGAAACGGGTGATCTGTCGGAAGTCAATCTGCGCGGACCGGAGAAGTCATACTATGAAACGATGCTGATTCAGGCAGGGGATAAAAAACATCATTTTTACTTTAAGCGTGCATTGTCCAATGCGAAAAAAGTGCCGATTATCGTAACGAATCATTATTTCCTGAACGACTGTCTGAATAACCTGGAAGGCATTCAGGCGCTCATTATCGATGAGGCCCATCAGCTGAAACAGGCACTCGACCTGAAAGAACGCCGGACGTTCAACTATCCGGAACTGAAGTTTTTTATCGGGCAGGTGGGGCTCATTAATCAGGACAGGCTGCTTGCGGGATACAGTAAAACAAACAGTGCGGTATCACTGTATCTCCTCGAAGATATCGTCATTAATTTAAATAAAAATATCGATCTCGTGTTCCAGCAGCTGTCGTGGAAAAAAATTGACGATGCGCTCGAAACACTCGACAGCATCGTGAAATTTACGGATATGTTTCTCAGCACAATCCGCGGCACGGACAACTACCAGGCGCTGTACAATCATATGCATTACTTCGATGCATCGCTGAAAAGTCTCCGTCACGCAATTCAGTACGATGACTATCATATTAAGAGCAGCAGAAACTTCCAGAAAACGGAAGTGACCATCCGTACGGAAGTGCTCGATACGCTGGCCGATGCACTGCGGACGATTCCGTGCCAGATTCTGCTGTCCGGCACGCTTGAAGTGCACGACAGCTTTAAACATTTAAAATACTGGTTCGGCGATTACGACTTTAAGACGACGGTCATGAACAATACGTCGATGTACAGCGATATCAGGCTCTTTATCCCGAATGATATAGAGAGCTATGATCCTAAAGACGACAATTATATAATTGACATTCTCGATTATATTGCGCTGTATTTAAGCGAAACGGACTCGAAGCTCGTCGTTATATTTTCGAACTACGAACTGCTTGAGCGGGTGTACAGTTTCACAGGGGACATCGAACTGTTCGATGAAATCCCAGTACTCCGCCAGACGCACAACTCGAACAACGAGAAGCTGCTCGGGCAGTATAACCAGCTGAGCCAGTGTCTGCTGCTCGGGACTTATACCTTCACAGAAGGCATTAACCTGGTCAGCGATAAAGACAAAGCACTGATGCTGACGAAGCTGCCGTTCCCGGTACCAAAAGGCGACAGCAGTTTCAGGGACTTTTATACGACGGACCTGCCGGAAGCTGTCATTCACTTCAGGCAGATCATCGGACGCGTCAAGCGGAGCAGTGAAGACAAAGGTGTCGTACTGCTGTTTGACGACCGGATTATGACGAAACCGTATAAAAATGCATTTTTAAAATATTTTCCTGAAGAAAATGTGATTCATGACACCAGAGAAACTTTTAAAGCGCTCCTTTTTGGTCTATAA
- a CDS encoding biotin--[acetyl-CoA-carboxylase] ligase — protein MSKTKTEILSLLMEGNYLSGAKLAEMLGVSRTAVWKNIQRLKEDGYSIEAVTNKGYRLVEASGRINESLLAGTVQESQLFDDLIYKNTIDSTQNHAFRILDRYDGNIVIVSGHQTSGRGRFKREWLSPAATGLYMSLVLRPNVTNQNMIVFNLFLSLAVSDAIREATGLESGIKWPNDIFINDKKVCGFLTEVISADNIVETIVCGIGININPSVETDALGTATSITDELDNEFDVNRFISVLFRKIEYYYDKFLHESFSEIKEDWLDQAIIFNRELTITTVREKLRGKALDITDEGYLIILDGDHNIHKVISADIEI, from the coding sequence ATGTCAAAAACGAAGACGGAAATATTGTCTTTACTGATGGAAGGTAATTATTTATCAGGGGCAAAGCTCGCAGAAATGCTCGGTGTTTCGCGAACAGCTGTATGGAAAAATATTCAGCGCCTGAAAGAAGACGGCTACAGCATTGAAGCAGTTACAAACAAAGGCTACCGGCTCGTCGAAGCGTCGGGCAGGATCAACGAATCCCTGCTCGCCGGCACTGTACAGGAATCACAGCTCTTCGATGACCTAATCTACAAAAATACGATTGATTCCACACAGAATCACGCATTCAGGATTTTAGACCGGTATGATGGTAATATAGTAATCGTAAGCGGCCATCAGACCTCAGGCCGCGGACGCTTTAAACGCGAATGGCTGTCGCCTGCAGCGACGGGACTGTATATGTCGCTCGTACTGCGGCCGAACGTGACCAATCAGAATATGATTGTCTTTAATTTATTTCTGTCTCTTGCTGTCAGCGATGCGATACGTGAGGCGACGGGACTTGAGAGCGGTATTAAGTGGCCGAACGATATTTTTATCAACGACAAAAAAGTATGCGGATTTTTAACCGAAGTCATCAGCGCAGATAATATCGTGGAAACGATTGTCTGCGGCATCGGCATTAATATTAATCCGTCGGTGGAAACTGACGCACTCGGCACCGCAACGTCCATTACGGATGAGCTTGATAATGAATTTGATGTAAATCGGTTTATCAGTGTACTGTTTAGGAAAATAGAGTATTACTACGATAAGTTTTTACATGAATCATTCAGCGAAATTAAAGAAGACTGGCTGGATCAGGCGATTATTTTTAACCGCGAACTGACGATTACAACAGTCAGGGAAAAACTGAGAGGTAAAGCTCTCGACATTACTGATGAAGGGTACCTGATCATACTGGACGGGGACCATAATATACATAAGGTAATCAGTGCCGATATTGAAATTTAA
- a CDS encoding CCA tRNA nucleotidyltransferase — protein sequence MTEQNLFKTGAKIIERFEKHNYEGFFVGGAVRDYTLGRSVSDVDITTNALPDEIENLFEKTIDVGKEHGTIIVLMDDIPFEVTTYRVEGEYTDHRRPDNVYFTQHLTEDLSRRDFTINAMAMTQAMELHDPHNGIKDLNNRLINTVGLAKERFYEDALRMVRAVRFMSQLDFKLADEAREAIKEHAAALDYVAVERITAELEKLYRGINVESAKEMIAHTGLLKYMPFFRHIEAGEYVSTKAESLVQEIAVHIYKDSSLSQHLSALKLSNKQKTAIRESLKVIEALEDGIDEKLIAYRFETGILTGTDAIIRLNALLGAQHAKLLEQSIAAKPDLVIKNRSELRINGNSLMSALNARGGPWLRDCLDSAEEAVLLGTVNNNESEIINWVKSHVKNEDGNIVFTDGR from the coding sequence ATGACGGAACAAAATCTGTTTAAAACCGGCGCGAAAATTATCGAGCGCTTTGAAAAACATAATTACGAAGGCTTTTTTGTCGGCGGGGCAGTGCGAGATTACACGCTCGGCCGCAGCGTAAGCGATGTCGATATTACAACCAACGCACTTCCCGATGAGATCGAGAATTTATTCGAAAAAACAATCGACGTCGGCAAGGAACACGGCACGATAATCGTGCTGATGGACGATATTCCGTTTGAAGTGACAACATACCGCGTTGAGGGCGAGTATACCGATCACCGCCGGCCGGATAATGTGTACTTTACACAGCACCTGACCGAGGACTTGAGCCGCCGTGATTTTACCATTAACGCGATGGCGATGACTCAGGCTATGGAGCTGCACGATCCGCACAACGGCATTAAAGATTTAAATAACAGGCTGATAAACACCGTCGGCCTTGCGAAAGAGCGTTTCTATGAAGATGCACTCCGCATGGTGCGTGCGGTCCGCTTTATGTCGCAGCTCGATTTTAAGCTGGCAGATGAAGCGAGAGAGGCAATTAAAGAGCATGCAGCCGCACTCGATTATGTGGCGGTGGAGCGTATTACGGCAGAGCTTGAAAAGCTGTACCGCGGTATTAACGTAGAAAGTGCGAAAGAGATGATTGCGCACACCGGACTGTTAAAATATATGCCGTTTTTCCGTCATATCGAAGCCGGTGAGTACGTCAGTACAAAGGCAGAGTCGCTCGTACAGGAAATTGCTGTTCATATATACAAAGACAGCAGTTTAAGTCAGCATTTAAGTGCGCTGAAGCTGTCAAACAAACAGAAAACCGCAATCAGAGAGTCTTTAAAAGTAATCGAAGCGCTGGAAGACGGCATCGATGAAAAGCTGATTGCATACCGTTTTGAAACGGGCATTTTAACCGGCACAGATGCTATAATAAGATTAAACGCACTGCTCGGTGCACAGCATGCAAAACTTCTTGAACAGTCAATTGCGGCGAAGCCGGACTTAGTCATTAAAAACCGCAGCGAACTGCGTATTAACGGCAACAGTTTAATGTCCGCGCTGAATGCACGGGGCGGCCCGTGGCTCCGCGACTGTCTCGACAGCGCGGAAGAGGCGGTGCTCCTCGGAACTGTAAATAATAATGAATCAGAAATAATTAATTGGGTGAAATCACATGTCAAAAACGAAGACGGAAATATTGTCTTTACTGATGGAAGGTAA
- the bshA gene encoding N-acetyl-alpha-D-glucosaminyl L-malate synthase BshA → MKIGITCYPSVGGSGVIATELGLQMARRGHEVHFISSSVPFRLEHNYDNIYTHRTEVNDYSVFKYPPYDITLSSKISEVIDRYDLDVIHMHYAIPHAVCGILARQMSRKKDVGIVTTLHGTDITVLGHDMSLVSAIKFGIDNSDITTSVSNSLTEETYQLINPESDIQTVYNFVDETRFNTDNRMEIKNELKEKLNIPDSAKVLMHTSNFRKIKNVDDIVRTFHETSKEIECHLVLVGDGPDMYSIRQLVQELGIEDRVHFSGQQSDVSSYYKLSDAFLLLSAKESFGLAMLEAMYCGAVPIGSTAGGISEVIRHNETGYVVGVGDYKKAAGHLIRLFEDDALYEEMQKNMLEDVKKRFDMDSIVTEYENLYTKLLAGENDDGTKSV, encoded by the coding sequence ATGAAAATTGGAATAACATGTTATCCAAGTGTCGGCGGCAGCGGCGTCATTGCGACTGAACTTGGACTTCAAATGGCCCGCCGCGGGCACGAGGTGCACTTTATTTCATCGAGTGTGCCGTTTCGGCTGGAGCATAATTATGATAATATATACACGCATCGTACAGAGGTTAACGATTACAGCGTGTTCAAATATCCGCCGTACGATATTACTTTATCGAGTAAAATTTCAGAGGTCATCGACCGTTATGATTTAGATGTCATTCATATGCATTATGCGATTCCGCATGCAGTGTGCGGCATTCTCGCACGTCAGATGTCCCGAAAAAAAGATGTCGGCATCGTCACGACGCTGCACGGTACGGATATTACGGTACTCGGGCACGATATGTCACTCGTCAGCGCGATAAAGTTCGGCATCGACAATTCTGATATCACAACGTCCGTCAGTAACAGTCTGACCGAGGAAACGTACCAGCTGATTAATCCGGAGAGCGACATTCAGACGGTGTACAACTTCGTCGATGAAACGCGTTTTAACACGGATAACAGAATGGAAATTAAGAATGAATTGAAAGAAAAACTGAACATTCCCGACAGTGCGAAAGTGCTCATGCATACTTCGAATTTCAGAAAGATAAAAAACGTGGATGACATTGTCCGCACGTTCCACGAGACGTCAAAGGAAATCGAATGTCATCTTGTGCTTGTCGGAGACGGCCCCGACATGTACAGCATCAGACAGCTGGTTCAGGAGCTCGGCATTGAAGACCGCGTTCACTTTTCCGGCCAGCAGTCCGACGTAAGCTCGTATTATAAACTGAGCGATGCATTTCTGCTCCTGAGCGCGAAGGAAAGTTTCGGCCTCGCGATGCTTGAGGCGATGTACTGCGGTGCGGTGCCGATCGGCTCAACAGCGGGCGGAATTTCCGAAGTTATCCGGCATAATGAAACCGGCTATGTTGTCGGCGTCGGTGATTACAAAAAAGCAGCCGGGCATTTAATCAGACTGTTTGAAGACGATGCGCTCTATGAAGAGATGCAGAAAAATATGCTTGAAGACGTTAAGAAGCGTTTTGACATGGACAGCATCGTCACTGAATATGAAAATTTATATACTAAGCTTTTAGCAGGTGAAAATGATGACGGAACAAAATCTGTTTAA